The following proteins come from a genomic window of Nitrospira sp.:
- a CDS encoding Gamma-glutamyl phosphate reductase, with the protein MEALDKTVSDQKIDESQSVPVLDYVSKLVLKAKQASRRLVSLPTATKDQALLAMAEALEAKVDELLAANEQDLKAFGTASAKKAMADRLGLTEKRIGEMATGIREVAKLPDPVGTMSAMWSRPNGMRVGRVRVPIGVIGIIYESRPNVTADSAALCLKSGNVCVLRGGSEAIQSNTMIAAILSEASEKAGVPPGAITFVDRTDREVVSVLLKQDRFIDLIIPRGGESLMKVIAEHSTIPVLKHDAGVCHIYVDADADSAMAETICVNAKVQRPSTCNAMETLLVHQSAARALLPKLARSLTAAKVEIRGCPKTCQLIPEAKPASEQDYGTEFLDLILAVKIVKNMDEAMEHIAQYGSQHTEAIVTSDYGRAMRFLKEVDAGAVLVNASTRLSDGYQFGLGAEIGISTSRIHARGPMGLDELTCSKFIVLGSGQLRE; encoded by the coding sequence GTGGAAGCTTTAGACAAAACCGTCTCGGATCAGAAAATCGATGAGTCCCAGTCGGTACCTGTTTTGGACTATGTCTCGAAGCTGGTGTTAAAGGCCAAACAGGCATCCAGGAGATTGGTGTCTCTGCCGACGGCGACCAAGGATCAAGCACTCCTTGCCATGGCGGAGGCACTTGAGGCCAAGGTAGACGAACTCCTTGCGGCGAATGAGCAAGATTTGAAGGCGTTTGGAACTGCGTCTGCCAAGAAGGCAATGGCAGATCGCTTGGGATTGACCGAGAAGCGGATCGGAGAGATGGCCACCGGTATTCGCGAAGTGGCGAAGTTGCCGGACCCGGTGGGAACCATGTCTGCTATGTGGTCGAGGCCCAACGGGATGAGGGTCGGACGGGTACGTGTGCCCATTGGTGTGATCGGGATCATTTATGAATCACGTCCCAATGTGACGGCGGATTCGGCGGCGCTCTGTCTTAAATCGGGTAATGTATGTGTGTTGCGAGGCGGCAGCGAGGCGATTCAGTCCAATACGATGATTGCCGCTATTCTATCTGAGGCATCGGAAAAGGCCGGTGTTCCACCGGGTGCGATCACGTTCGTCGACCGTACAGATCGTGAGGTGGTATCGGTGTTGCTCAAGCAGGATCGGTTCATCGACTTGATCATTCCGCGTGGTGGGGAATCATTGATGAAAGTCATCGCGGAACACTCGACGATTCCGGTCCTAAAGCATGACGCAGGCGTATGCCATATCTATGTCGATGCCGACGCGGATTCCGCGATGGCGGAGACCATTTGTGTTAACGCCAAAGTGCAGCGGCCGTCCACTTGCAACGCAATGGAAACTTTGCTGGTCCACCAATCGGCTGCACGGGCTCTTTTACCCAAACTTGCTCGAAGCCTCACAGCGGCCAAGGTCGAAATTCGTGGCTGTCCAAAGACCTGCCAATTGATTCCTGAGGCCAAGCCTGCAAGCGAACAGGATTATGGTACCGAGTTTCTTGACCTGATTTTGGCTGTGAAAATCGTGAAGAATATGGATGAAGCGATGGAACATATCGCACAGTACGGATCGCAGCATACGGAAGCGATCGTGACGTCGGATTACGGACGCGCGATGCGGTTTCTCAAAGAGGTCGATGCCGGTGCCGTTCTTGTAAATGCCTCCACCCGACTCAGCGACGGCTATCAGTTCGGTCTGGGAGCCGAAATCGGTATCAGCACCTCGCGCATTCATGCACGGGGACCCATGGGGTTGGACGAGTTAACCTGCTCTAAATTCATTGTCCTGGGGAGCGGCCAACTCCGCGAGTGA
- a CDS encoding Transposase, translated as MRCSSDLRRRVVSFVRGGGSKAEAARRFTVGEASVYRWLKPGGLTHKRPGPQTAHKLDWEALRRHVTTHGDLTQAEAARHFGVSRHCIWNALHKMEWTRKKNDRL; from the coding sequence ATGAGATGTTCATCGGATTTGCGTAGGCGGGTCGTAAGTTTTGTGCGAGGCGGCGGAAGCAAGGCCGAGGCGGCCCGGAGATTCACGGTGGGCGAGGCCAGCGTGTACCGATGGCTCAAACCCGGTGGGCTGACACATAAGCGACCTGGGCCCCAAACCGCTCATAAACTGGATTGGGAGGCCTTACGGCGTCATGTTACCACGCATGGCGACCTGACACAGGCGGAAGCGGCTCGGCATTTCGGGGTCTCACGCCATTGCATCTGGAACGCCCTCCACAAGATGGAATGGACCCGGAAAAAAAACGACCGGCTATAA
- a CDS encoding tRNA (cytidine(34)-2'-O)-methyltransferase — protein MFNVILYQPEIPPNTGNIIRLCANTGVRLHLVKPLGFSLEDKQLTRAGLDYHEFSTISVYDDWATCAKRFTGGRLFAVSTRGTQRYDLVAYAKNDVFLFGPESRGLPTELLESVSKQQRIRLPMMPDSRSLNLSNTVAVVVYEAWRQIWFDIS, from the coding sequence ATGTTCAATGTCATTCTTTATCAACCGGAGATTCCCCCGAATACAGGCAATATCATCCGCCTCTGCGCCAACACCGGTGTGCGACTACACCTTGTCAAACCGCTGGGATTTTCGCTCGAGGATAAGCAGCTGACACGCGCCGGATTGGACTACCACGAATTTTCGACCATCAGCGTCTATGACGACTGGGCGACTTGTGCAAAACGCTTCACTGGCGGTCGTTTATTTGCCGTCTCGACAAGAGGCACCCAACGCTACGACCTGGTTGCATACGCGAAGAACGATGTGTTCCTGTTCGGACCGGAAAGTCGAGGACTACCGACTGAGTTGCTGGAATCGGTTTCCAAGCAACAGCGAATTCGCCTACCCATGATGCCCGATAGCAGAAGTCTGAATCTTTCCAATACTGTTGCAGTCGTGGTGTACGAAGCCTGGAGGCAAATTTGGTTTGACATCAGCTGA